From Hyla sarda isolate aHylSar1 chromosome 12, aHylSar1.hap1, whole genome shotgun sequence:
cctaaccccATAGCTACCTACTTGGCTCCCTACCACCAAAGCTACCTACCAGGTTACCTACCACTATAGCTACCTATTTGGCTACCTACCACCAAAGCTACTAACCTGGCTACCTAACCTACATAGCTATCTACCTGCCCACCTAACCAACATAGCAACCTACCtttctacctatctacctatttatttatttatttacctacCTATTTACATTCCCAGCTATCTACATAGTTACTTacctagcaacctacctaccttttaatttatttatttacctacctacttatGTACCAAGCTACCTATCTACATAGCTACTTATCTAGCTACCTGTGTTCGTACCCACCCACCTacctacttatttatttatgtagataactacctacatagctagctaCCTAGTTATAtacctagttacctacctactaatttatctacctacatagctacctacctggctaccaacctaACTGAAttactacctacctatctatataCCTAGCTACTTACCTACTTATTTATCTACGTACCTACTTATTCTACTtttttacctacctggctacctacctattttCCTATTTATCTACCTAGATACCTACTTACCTAACTAGTTAGCTATCTACCTACTAATATGTccacctacttggggggggggttgatttacCTGCCTATGGGTGGCGCTACTTATTAAGGGAACCAACTGCTGTGGGATATACCTACcaaacctacctaatgggggacctACTAACCTAAGCACTTTGACTGCACAGGATACCAAGTGGACATTATTACAGttttgggcctatagatgggagatTGTATAGAGGAGTAGAGGGTACTGTAAAAATGTGCAGTTTAACATATTTGTCCTATAGATGATTTAGAGAAGACGTTTTGGTTGAAAGAAGTTGACATGGTGTTCTGAgccagatgaagaagaagaggaaagagGACAATGATGATCAGAAAAAGCCTAAATTGTAATTCACTTATTTAACTGTATGGtaaaaagggggaggggatgtCGATGCACACATGTGGGGTGCGCTGATACAGCACCTCAACAGGGGGTCAAGAAGCACTAGGTAaaaactctgctgccacctcctacaAATTTGCCTTCCTAATTATGGATTAACCTTATCAATTTTTTATTTGTGAAAGTGAAAACCATCTACTATAAACTATAGGGCTAAAAGAAAGTTTAAATGAATTCATAGCAAAAACTGAGGAATACACCGACAAGTAccctgggtgtttttttttttggtgaggggatatagtgattttttttatggcaataaaatctcatagacagctatgcattccgtgtggaGTCCGCACATAGaaggaacaggttcattctttctgctgtcacggaaaacggaatttccgtggcagaaacatTTGGCATGGaagttctgctgtgtgcacacagcgcagcagaatctaaTTGaatacaataggactctgctgctgcagaatgtccatgcaaaattccaatgtggaattccacacggaaattccgaTGTGTGAAGATAGCCTCATGCTAACTTAACACTCACAGTGAATTCTTGTATGTATTGGagggatatttttttattttttaaaaactaGTGCAAGTCGAAAGAGAAGAAGTTCCCAAGGTAACCAAGATGTTAGTTCACTTTTCTAGAGCAGAACTTACCTAGTAGTTTGGCATTTTGTCTGCGCACAGCCACATGTCGTCCATAGAACCTGCCCAATAACTGTATAGATCCATTGGGTCCAGTAATTTCCAAACTGTCAGTCCTGTTCCCCTGCAGAGTTCTCCTCATCTTCCAGCAGGTAATGGCTACCACCAACAACGCACCCAGGTATGTAAGGAAGGATGCCCAGATGCTGACTTTAAAGAGCCCTATCATTGGGCTAAGTGGTGTACACACCAATACTTGCTTTTCCTCAACTGCATTAACACTGATGTTTTCCAATCCCATAGAAAAAAGCAAAGGCAGACCAGCCAGCAGGGAAGCTATCCACAGCAACAAAATCCGTAAGCGCACCCTTGAAAACTGAATGTGAAGGCTCAAAGGATGACAGGTTGCACGGTGTCTATCATAACTCAAAGAGAGTACATTAAAAATAGCAGCATAGCAAAGCACTTCCCATAGGTAATAGAAGCCAGAGCATCCAGCAGCTCCCAGCGGCCATGGAAAAGGACTCCAGATACTGCTATACAATTCAACGGGGATGCCCAGCACCAGCTGCAAAATGTCACAGCATGCCAGGCTACAAATGTGGTGACTAAGTGAGGCATGAACGCTTCGCCCCTCACGGATGTTCCTAAGTACCCTTATGACGACAGTGTTCCCCAAAATTCCAGCCAATAGCAGAAAGACATAAGCCAAGGACACTAAAGACTTGGCACAAACACCGAGCTTCACTGGTTCCTCAGGGTCGGCAGTCACAGTTGGCATTGGTACAAGCTCAGGTCTGGCTGTGCATACATTGAATGCAAACCCTTCTATATAATGGGAATGCATGGAAAATTCCAAAACTGGTATGAtacttataaatatatatatgtatatatatatgtgcagttCAATGGTTAGTGGGTCCTACAGATTGGAAAGGAGCAACACGTAGCTTGGCTAATCCTCCAATCCTCATGACATTTTCTTGGATAATCTTTATTGAAGTTTTGCAGGATTGatcctcactatatacagtcagttGCAATATCCGTGTATCCGTGTGTTCTGTTCTATTCACTCGCTGTCTTGTTAGTCAGTCGGCTGTATCTTCCTATGGTGAAACAGAATGTTGGTGTCCTCAATGTCTATTACTTAGCTTGTTCCTTTAATGTCCTGCCATCCAGTCTCTTCTGTTCCATGCTGCTTGACATCTCCCCGCTTTCACTCTTCCGTCTTCCTTAGTTGTTGCTATATACTTCTTGAGATATCACATTCttgctctccttttttttttttttggcaccctGCACCCCTCGCTTTTTCTGACTTCAGAGAGGAAATGACAGGATGTTAGTGTAAGGAGTGTCAGAATGTGAAGATGCTCGCTAGGTCACTGATTTAAGGGAAGGGTCTATGGGTGGCCTGTGGCCAACTGTGCCCCTTGCTATAAAGTTTTTCTTATGTTTTAGTACTTACTGCACAATAAAAACAtgtttcctggaaaaaaaaaaaagagtaatttTTACATTGCTGAGCCATAACTTTTATACAATTTGTAGGCCATGCTAGATGCTGtaaagataccgtatttttcgccgtataagacgcactttttcttccccaaaactggggggaaaaagtcggtgcgtcttatacggcgaatacacccctatcgcggcggtccctgcggccatcaacggccgggacccgcggctaatacaggacatcaccgatcgcggtgatgccctgtattaacccttcagacgcggtgatcaaagctgactgccgcgtctgaagggaaagtgacactaacccggctgttcagtcgggctgttcggcaccgccgtgatttcaccgtggcggtcccgaacagcccgactgaatagccgggttagtgcttacaggacaccgggagggaccttacctgcctcctcggtgtcttctccgttcagggatcccctgtatggccggcgctctcctttctcgtcgtcgcgtacgtgcgtcggcgtgcgtaacgacgtgatggcggcgacggagagtgaggatacccggccggcagcagagacgttccggagcgacggggacacggcgacagcgatggagcgacatccagggcagcggtgacgggtccggagcggcggggacacgtgagtattacctcctcctgcagtggtcttcaatctgcggacctccagatgttgcaaaactacaactcccagcatgcccggacagccaacggctgtccgggcatgctgggagttgtagttttgcaacatctggaggtccgcaggttgaagaccactattgggctcaaaatcttaatttttttagattttgtccctaaaaattgggtgcgtcttatacgccggtgcgtcctataggacgaaaaatacggtaagtatttTTATTGCACAGGTCATTACAATTTCATTTTTACTTAAAAAGGGGGGTTCTTTTTTCGGGGGaagatttttatttaaataaataatttcacattttttgaaTCTGTTCCACTAGTGGACGTGAAGCTGAGAACTTGATTACATACTAAATGCTTGTAGTACTTATACTTATACAGTGTTATTGCCTGTCGTCATTGTCTTTCCTCCTAGCATAGCCTACTGGGCATACACAGATGGCAGACAGTAGCATTGCGCGGTACCAATTGGTTGACAAAGGGAGCCTCTTCCTTCTGTCTCAACACCTAGATGCTGTGGTCACTATTGACGGCAGCATCTAggcggttaaaggggttatcttgcTAAAGAtatattatcctctatccaaaggataggggataagatgtctgattgctgggggcccgccgctgggaccccctgcgatctccgtgcagcacctgcattctatgcagggctgcgtctccagtctcggaaagctctttgtttcaggaactggggatgtgacgtaacaccacgccccctcgtgacatcacgtggcgctttaaggggttaagttattaAATGttactgtgcatatatatatatatatatatagagagagagagagagagagagagagagaggtagagAAGGTAGCACTCCGTATTAAAATATGCATGGGTGCCTTCCGCTGTTGATCCTGGTGGGGACCCAAAGGTATATACTTGAAGAAAAGTCTGGGATTGCCACCGAATTTTcttcaagtatatatatatatatatatatatatatatatatagtaataattaataataataatttatttatatagcgcctacatatatatatatatatatatatatatatttcaatgtGAATAGTAAGACCGCACCGGGGACCACCCTACGTGCAAATGATTACCCAGACTGCCAGCCCAGGATAAATGAACAGTAATTCCAACAAATCACCGCACAAGTAGGTCTTGGATCAGAATAAGTTGGtggttttattcccaaaaaatgcaatgtttcggcaatgcttgataaaggctattgccgaaacgttgcatttttttgggaataaaaccaCCAGCTTATTTTTATTCTGATCCAAGACCTACTTGTGCGGTGATTTGTTggaattgagatatatatatatatatatatatacatacatacatatatatacatgtgtaaaAGATGGTTAAGGACGGCACCAATAACTGTGAATGACTCAAAGGTCAACTGGAACAAGACCAACTTCCAGAAAGCAGTGCAGCAATGGAGACAATAAAAGTAGAGTCGGCGGTGGTGCTGGAAACAATTGGCAAAATACATGTATCAGATAATGGTAATCACAAGAAACAGAAGTTttccgcactcaccgcaaggctTCAGACTCGATGCTCCTACACGGAAATGCCGGCGGACCTGGACGACACGAGATGCATAGCGCTCAGAGGCCAGAGGCCTCTGAGCGCTATGCGTCTCGTGTCGTCCAGGTCCGCCGGCATTTCCGTGTAGGAGCATCGAGTCTGAAGCCTTGCGGTGAGTGCGAAAAACTTCTGTTTCTTGTgattaccattatatatataagttttctgTAACATCTTTAACATAGGGTGATTGTCCTTTGTGGCTACTACTGGTAGGCTTGACACATGGAGGGGTCTGTGTTATATCTAACTGCAGGGCTTAATAACAACACATGATGTCACATTAGAGGAATGTGGTGTCACGAACCCTGTGTTTTCTGCAGTATATACCATGGTCATCCTCTTTATCTATGTCACCCTTTATCAAAATATGTACTTAAATAAATACTGAGATAACAGGAATTGGGATCCAAGAAAGTGCACACATCACAAGGAACTAAACCTAGGAGAGCATGggaaatataagaaaataaacaGAAACATTAAATACACGCTGAACATCCCTACTAGATACAGTATGTTCATGTGCCATGTGTCAGTTTTTTATGgcttaataaaatattatttCTACATCAAAACGAATTACCATTTCTCATGGCATCAAGACACTCAGACGCCTTTTCTATAAGTTATTGTTTCAGAAGCAGGGAGATGGGAAGGAAGGTGAGAGAAAGCTTCTATATACAGCGGTCCctgaacatacgatggtaatccgttccaaacggaccatcgtttgttgaaaccatcatatgttgagggatccgtgcaatgtaaagtataggacagtggtctacaacctgcagatgttgcaaaattacaacacccagcatgcccggacagccaacatctggaggtccgcaggttgtagaccactgtcctatactttacattgcacggatccctcaacatacgatggtttcaacaaacgatgtagttttgcaacatctggaggtccgcaggttgaagaccactggtattggagttatactcacctgtccccgccgctccggactgtcaccgctgccctggatgtcgccttccatcgctgttgccgcgtccccggggtgtccccgacgctccggcaaggcctctgcttccccggcatcctcgctctccgtggccgccatcacgtcgctgcacacgccgctcctattggatgacgggacggcgtgcgcagcgacgtgatgacgactatGGAGAGCaacgatgatgcaggggatcccgaagaggacgcgccggagccccgaggacaggtaagtgatcgtcagcggaccacacggggcaccgtaaacggctatccagtggcagctgaagcagtctgcgctgtcggatagccgtttatgcgatggccctgacatacaaaagcatcgtatgttgatgctgccttcaacatgcgatggactctgagaggccatcgcatgttgaaatgatcgtatgccggggccattgtaggtcggggggtcactgtacacattTATTTTTGTCCTTTAATATAGGATACCAGACAGAAAGACTTCAACAGGTTCTTTGATATAGAAAACCATCTTTCAAGTCCCTTATTTTAAGTTGAGTTAAATACCTAGAGTCtatggggagacttatcaaaacccgtccagaggaaaagttgcccagttgcccatagcaaccaatcagatcgcttctttcatttttaacaaggcctctgcaaaatgaaagaagcgatctgattggttgctatgggcatctgggcaacttttcctttggacaggttttgataaatctccccctatacttCTGGAGAACCTATTGGGTCTGTGCATCATACAGACAGTCCATTGAATTTAATGGGaattgtgtaatgcttcatttgccCTATAGAGGTGCTTTAGGGAAACGGAACAATTCGCTTTCAAAGGCCTTTCGACAAAGGACAAcaacccaaaacagctgtctacataTGGGATACTTTCCCTTTTGGGAGTGTTTCTGTCTTGGCTCCTGTAGAAGCTAAACCTTTTCTTGACATATAGCTACCTACAAAAGGTAGCTCCAAAGAGCTGCATAACCTTCTacccagaattcccagtggagcatGAATACCCTAAAGGTCTGCAAATGCTTTTTGGGGCCCTCTTCAAGGAGAAACAATACCCCTTTGGTCCCAGAGAGTACACACAAGTGATTTTCATGaaataaagaagaagtatcacGCTGAATCACGCTCCtacccaaagaataggggataagttttagattgcgggaggtccaacccgctgggacccccctgcaatctcctgtacggggccctgactCTCTCTGGAAAAGGAGCATCACAACCCTCGCTTGAAGCCGCGACCAGCTTtctccctccatatatctctatgagagagacgAAAATAGCCAAACAACTCTCCTGTAGAGATACATGGTGAGATCGTGTCGACCGGCACTACGTGTTGGCGCCCCTGTACAGGGGATGACGGAGGGTCCCAGGccgttctttggataggggatacgttttttagcctgatctgctttaaccccttaaggaccggggttttttccgtttttgcattttagttttttcctccttgcctttaaaaaatcataactctttcaattttgcacctaataatccatatgatggcttactttttgcgccaccaattctactttgtaatgacgtcagtcattttgcccaaaaatctatggcgaaacggaaaaaaaaatcattgtgagacaaaattgaaaaaaaacactgttttgtaattttgggagcttccgtttctacgtagtaaattttttgggtaaaaatgacaccttatctttattctataggtccatacgattaaaatgataccctacttatataggtttgattttgtcgtacttctggaaaaaatcataactacatgcaggaaaatgaataagtttaaccccttaaggaccgagggtttttccgtttttgcattttcgtttttcctccttgcctttaaaaaatcataacatcataactacatgcaggaaaattaatacgtttaaaattgtcatcttctgacccctctaacttttttatttttgcgcatatggggcggtatgagggctaattttttgcgccgtgatctgaagtttttagctgtaccatttttgcattgataggacttattaatcgctttttattcattttttcatgatataaaaagtgaccaaaaatgcactattttggacttttgaatttttttgcgcgtacgccattgaccgtgcagattaattaacaatatatttttataattcggacatttccgcacgcggtgataccatatatgtttatttttatttacactgtgttttttttatgggaaaaggggggtgattcaaacttttaatagggaaggggttaaatgatctttattcaccttctttttcacttttttttttgcagtgttatagttcccatagggacctataacactgcacacactgatctcttatactgatcattgttatcccatagggacctataacactgcacacactgatcttttacattgatcactggtttctcataggaaaccactgatcgatgattctgccgcttgactgctcatgcctggatctcaggccctgagcagtcattcggcgatcggacagcatggagacaggtagggatcctccggctgtcctgtaagctgtttgggatgccgctatttcgtcgcagctatcccgaacagctccctgagctaaccggcatgctttcactttagacgtggcgttcaactttgaacgcagcgtctaaagggcgCTATTAATGCCACTATTAATGCCGCGATCAATGCcgggcgctattagccacgggtcccgcgttatagatcgggagcggactcatgacgtaacgttacgtcattggtccttaacagcttaaaggggtactcaggtgggaaaaaaacatttcttttcaactggtgcaagaaagttaaacagatttgtaaattactacttttaaaaattcttaatccttccagtacttattagcagctgcatactacagaggaaattct
This genomic window contains:
- the LOC130296240 gene encoding G-protein coupled receptor 39-like; protein product: MHSHYIEGFAFNVCTARPELVPMPTVTADPEEPVKLGVCAKSLVSLAYVFLLLAGILGNTVVIRVLRNIREGRSVHASLSHHICSLACCDILQLVLGIPVELYSSIWSPFPWPLGAAGCSGFYYLWEVLCYAAIFNVLSLSYDRHRATCHPLSLHIQFSRVRLRILLLWIASLLAGLPLLFSMGLENISVNAVEEKQVLVCTPLSPMIGLFKVSIWASFLTYLGALLVVAITCWKMRRTLQGNRTDSLEITGPNGSIQLLGRFYGRHVAVRRQNAKLLGCIVGVLAVCWLPFQSRRLMTVLRSKEQWTDTYYRSYITLQPITNSFYYLNACLTPLLYNLTSRQFCRAFLHSITPCTKGAPPESGSWETQARDHGIRLSAIESSDML